A single region of the Pseudomonas sp. GGS8 genome encodes:
- a CDS encoding type IIL restriction-modification enzyme MmeI — protein sequence MPEASVLVRKIMGSMEFINGVERSCLWIEDVHAELAQSISSVKSRLDAIVEYRKSGSERGKLSVETPPLFP from the coding sequence ATCCCCGAAGCATCGGTACTTGTCAGGAAGATTATGGGTTCAATGGAGTTCATCAACGGAGTTGAGAGATCTTGTCTCTGGATTGAGGATGTCCACGCTGAACTTGCCCAATCAATTTCCTCTGTTAAAAGCCGCCTTGACGCAATCGTTGAGTATCGCAAGTCTGGCAGCGAGCGAGGAAAACTGAGTGTTGAGACGCCTCCTTTGTTTCCCTGA
- a CDS encoding SDR family NAD(P)-dependent oxidoreductase, translating into MNTDETVVVTGVTSGIGLACARKLIEQGSKVVGIGRRTERLNALADELGERFYPLSCDVRDIDSLNTQLKQLPDAFAAISKLINSAGLLQGQGTLLEVSDVQISTMLETNVHGLINVTRAVLPKLIESGCGHIINLTSIGAHYHYVGGHVYAASKAFVDHFGQCLRTELVGSRVRLTNIAPGKTRSEFALVQFAGDQARADRVYSTLTPLEPMDVANSILWALHQPTHVNINLIELMPADQELSYR; encoded by the coding sequence TTGAACACTGATGAAACAGTGGTTGTCACCGGAGTGACATCAGGTATTGGTCTGGCCTGTGCCAGGAAGTTGATCGAACAGGGAAGCAAGGTAGTTGGAATCGGGCGCAGAACCGAGCGCCTCAATGCATTGGCCGACGAATTGGGTGAACGTTTTTATCCCCTCAGCTGTGATGTGCGTGACATCGACTCACTCAACACACAGCTGAAACAACTCCCCGATGCATTTGCCGCCATCAGCAAACTCATCAATAGCGCCGGCTTACTTCAGGGACAAGGGACGTTACTGGAAGTCTCGGATGTTCAAATATCCACCATGCTGGAGACCAATGTTCACGGTTTGATCAATGTCACTCGGGCGGTATTGCCAAAACTGATAGAAAGCGGTTGCGGGCACATTATTAACCTGACTTCGATTGGCGCTCACTATCACTATGTCGGCGGCCATGTCTATGCCGCGTCCAAGGCCTTTGTCGACCACTTCGGACAATGCCTGCGCACCGAACTGGTGGGGTCTCGGGTCCGGCTGACCAACATTGCCCCCGGGAAAACCCGCTCAGAATTTGCCTTGGTTCAATTTGCCGGCGATCAAGCCAGAGCCGACCGGGTGTACAGCACCCTGACGCCGCTTGAGCCGATGGATGTTGCCAACTCGATCCTCTGGGCCCTGCATCAGCCCACCCACGTCAATATTAATCTTATTGAACTAATGCCTGCTGATCAGGAACTTTCGTACCGGTGA
- a CDS encoding toxin-activating lysine-acyltransferase: MHFDSLEILAPQLSDEPWNEATVFGSAVWLWMQSAAHRDAPLHTLSALLLPAIKQRQFMLASEQGMPVFFMSWMNLSAEAERRYLNNAPVCMSEADWNSGERLWISDWVAPFGHTRQLSRLLLRRLWPQRFGRFLEHRGDERGFRIKKWQGIGILPAEARAWFAAHPLLQ; this comes from the coding sequence ATGCACTTCGACAGTCTTGAAATCCTTGCCCCCCAGCTGTCCGACGAACCCTGGAACGAGGCGACCGTGTTCGGTTCCGCCGTCTGGTTGTGGATGCAGTCGGCGGCGCATCGTGATGCGCCGCTGCATACCTTGTCGGCACTGCTGCTGCCGGCGATCAAGCAGCGCCAGTTCATGCTCGCCAGCGAGCAAGGCATGCCGGTGTTTTTCATGTCCTGGATGAACCTCAGTGCCGAGGCCGAGCGGCGCTATCTGAACAATGCTCCGGTGTGCATGTCTGAGGCTGACTGGAACAGTGGCGAGCGTCTTTGGATCAGCGACTGGGTCGCGCCTTTCGGGCATACCCGACAACTGTCGAGACTGCTGCTGCGTCGGCTCTGGCCGCAACGCTTTGGCCGCTTCCTGGAGCATCGGGGCGATGAGCGCGGCTTTCGTATCAAGAAGTGGCAGGGCATCGGCATCCTGCCCGCCGAGGCGCGCGCCTGGTTCGCCGCTCACCCGCTGCTTCAGTAG
- a CDS encoding 2OG-Fe(II) oxygenase, translating to MQETIQAANHELQNNAYASLKASQLFSQEDLEYMEAACQVIPKTIIEIGDVGEENFLAVGRFMEDQKGQLPVYRNDPYGKRVVEILSSGKSREFFNGIMEGECFIRRCQSNLLEAGNFIGKHIDTYSNLEYRYSVVIQFGKQYEGGEFFIEHEGRESQFKTGYADVLINRCEIPHGVRKVESGTRSSLVFFLSTSPLDKPNLNNKQI from the coding sequence ATGCAAGAGACGATTCAAGCTGCGAACCACGAACTGCAGAACAACGCCTACGCCTCCCTCAAAGCCTCACAGCTGTTTTCTCAAGAAGACCTGGAGTACATGGAAGCGGCGTGCCAGGTCATCCCCAAAACCATCATCGAAATCGGCGATGTGGGCGAAGAAAACTTTCTCGCGGTGGGACGCTTCATGGAGGACCAAAAAGGCCAGTTGCCCGTGTATCGCAACGATCCCTACGGCAAACGTGTGGTGGAGATCCTCTCTTCGGGAAAAAGCCGTGAGTTCTTCAACGGCATCATGGAAGGCGAGTGCTTTATCCGTCGCTGCCAGTCCAACCTGCTGGAAGCCGGCAACTTCATCGGCAAGCACATCGATACCTACAGCAACCTGGAATACCGCTACTCCGTGGTGATTCAGTTCGGCAAGCAATACGAAGGTGGCGAGTTTTTCATCGAGCATGAAGGACGCGAATCGCAATTTAAAACCGGTTACGCCGATGTGCTGATCAATCGCTGCGAGATCCCACACGGCGTGCGCAAGGTAGAGAGCGGCACGCGTTCGTCCCTGGTGTTTTTCCTGAGCACCAGCCCATTGGACAAACCCAACCTCAACAACAAACAAATCTGA
- a CDS encoding DNA methyltransferase, with translation MASEGSPNFSREQEIFFAYQNFYWSNNAGHNANVICIVVGVSTRSNKPKRIYTLVTSLGAKETLC, from the coding sequence ATTGCGAGTGAAGGGTCGCCAAATTTTTCGAGAGAGCAAGAGATTTTCTTTGCTTACCAGAATTTTTACTGGTCGAACAATGCAGGCCATAACGCCAATGTGATTTGTATAGTTGTTGGCGTATCAACGCGGAGCAACAAGCCGAAGCGCATTTACACGCTGGTAACATCCCTTGGGGCAAAGGAAACTTTATGTTGA
- a CDS encoding ShlB/FhaC/HecB family hemolysin secretion/activation protein produces MFFKPHSCTRLRAFVRGRFVVQRSLYPLAIVSLFASLAATAAEPSAQEQSLLRQQERERVLREQLEPSPDVRLKASPDDGQGLLPANETPCFTIRHIVLEGEDSAAFQWALRAANPASDPALNRCLGAAGINLTMKRIQNLIIARGFVTTRVLAAPQDLSQGTLALVLVPGRIKHIRFADGTSSRATLWNAMPAQPGDLLNLRDIEQALENFKRVPTAEADVQITPANDADAKPGESDVVILWKQASVARLSLSTDDSGTHDTGKYQGNVALSLDNPLGLNDLFYASFSHNLGGGKSGDRGSEGHTLHYSLPYDYWQLGLTSSEYDYHQTVAGNNQTYDYQGHSSNNELRLSRLLHRDAVRKTSAWASGWSRTSSNSIDDTEIEVQRRRMAGWELGLDHREFMGSNTLDLGLSYRRGTGADHALRAPEEDLGEGTSRPKIISANAQLQTPFRLGTQQFRYIGAWRGQWNRSPLIAQDRFSIGGRYSVRGFDGEQILSAERGWTLRNDLGWFVFQSGQELYLGVDYGEVGGHSSQSLSGRRLAGSVVGVRGGYKQFSYDLFVGQPLIKPSHFETAAVTTGFNLNWSF; encoded by the coding sequence GTGTTTTTCAAGCCTCATTCGTGTACCCGGCTGCGTGCTTTTGTGCGGGGCCGCTTCGTCGTGCAACGCTCGTTGTATCCCCTCGCAATCGTCAGCCTGTTTGCCAGTCTTGCCGCCACGGCGGCAGAGCCGAGCGCACAGGAACAGTCGTTGCTGCGCCAACAAGAGCGCGAACGGGTCTTGCGCGAGCAGCTCGAACCCTCTCCTGACGTACGCCTCAAGGCCTCCCCGGATGATGGCCAGGGCCTGCTGCCGGCCAATGAAACTCCATGCTTCACGATTCGCCATATCGTGCTCGAAGGCGAGGATTCAGCCGCTTTCCAGTGGGCGCTGCGTGCCGCCAACCCGGCGTCCGATCCGGCGCTGAACCGTTGCCTGGGTGCCGCGGGCATCAACTTGACCATGAAGCGCATACAGAACCTGATCATCGCGCGGGGTTTCGTCACCACGCGGGTGCTGGCCGCCCCTCAGGATCTGAGCCAGGGGACGCTTGCTCTGGTACTGGTTCCGGGACGCATCAAACACATTCGGTTTGCCGACGGCACCTCGTCGCGGGCGACGCTGTGGAACGCCATGCCCGCCCAACCCGGTGATCTGTTGAACCTGCGGGACATCGAGCAAGCCCTGGAGAACTTCAAGCGGGTGCCCACGGCCGAAGCTGACGTGCAGATTACGCCGGCAAACGACGCTGATGCCAAGCCGGGAGAAAGCGATGTGGTGATCCTCTGGAAGCAAGCTTCCGTGGCGCGCCTGAGTCTGTCGACGGACGACTCGGGCACCCACGACACCGGTAAGTATCAGGGCAATGTTGCGCTGTCGCTGGACAATCCGCTGGGCCTCAATGACCTGTTCTATGCCAGTTTCAGCCACAACCTGGGCGGCGGCAAAAGTGGTGATCGTGGTTCTGAAGGGCACACCCTGCACTATTCGCTGCCGTACGACTACTGGCAACTGGGCCTGACGTCCAGCGAGTACGACTATCACCAGACCGTGGCCGGGAACAATCAGACTTATGATTATCAGGGCCACAGTAGCAACAACGAACTGAGACTTTCACGACTGCTCCACCGTGATGCCGTACGCAAGACGTCGGCATGGGCCAGTGGCTGGTCGCGCACCTCCAGCAACTCTATCGACGACACCGAAATTGAAGTGCAGCGCCGGCGCATGGCGGGCTGGGAGCTGGGGCTCGATCACCGCGAGTTCATGGGCAGCAATACCCTGGATCTGGGCCTTAGCTATCGACGTGGAACCGGGGCGGACCATGCCTTGCGAGCACCGGAAGAAGACCTCGGCGAGGGGACGTCACGGCCGAAGATCATCAGCGCCAACGCCCAGTTGCAAACCCCGTTCCGTCTGGGGACGCAGCAATTTCGCTACATCGGCGCCTGGCGCGGCCAATGGAATCGCTCGCCGTTGATCGCACAGGATCGTTTCTCCATTGGTGGGCGCTATAGCGTCCGCGGGTTCGATGGCGAACAGATCCTCTCCGCCGAACGCGGCTGGACCTTGCGCAATGACCTGGGCTGGTTCGTCTTTCAGAGCGGCCAGGAACTCTATCTCGGCGTCGACTATGGCGAGGTCGGCGGACATTCCAGTCAGTCCTTGTCCGGGCGCCGTCTGGCGGGCTCGGTGGTCGGTGTGCGGGGCGGCTACAAGCAGTTCTCCTATGACCTGTTCGTCGGTCAACCGCTCATCAAACCCAGCCATTTCGAAACGGCCGCCGTAACCACGGGCTTCAACCTCAACTGGTCGTTTTGA